In Eublepharis macularius isolate TG4126 chromosome 4, MPM_Emac_v1.0, whole genome shotgun sequence, the following are encoded in one genomic region:
- the MIF4GD gene encoding MIF4G domain-containing protein yields MGDTGKEEYKIHSFDVEIQQLLKTALKDPSSVDLEKVANVIVDQSLKDCVFSKEAGRICYTIIQAESKQVGQSAFRRSLLNRLQQEYKDRDELRARSLQAWICYVTFICNIFDYLRVNNMPMMALVNPVYDCLFRLAQPDSLQKEEEVDCLVLQLHRIGEQLEKMNSQRMDELFSLLRDGFLLQEGLSSLSQLLLLEIIEFRAADWKMTEAAQKYYYSEVTD; encoded by the exons ATGGGAGACACAGGCAAAGAAGAGTATAAAATACATTCATTTGATGTAGAGATTCAGCAGTTACTGAAAACAGCCCTCAAAG ACCCCAGCAGTGtggacctggagaaagtggccaaTGTAATTGTGGACCAGTCCCTCAAAGACTGTGTATTCAGCAAAGAGGCTGGGCGTATCTGCTACACCATCATTCAG GCAGAAAGCAAGCAGGTTGGCCAGAGTGCCTTCCGGCGAAGCCTCCTCAACAGACTGCAGCAGGAATACAAGGACCGGGACGAATTGCGAGCCCGCTCCCTCCAGGCCTGGATCTGCTATGTCACCTTTATCTGTAACATCTTTGATTACCTGAGG GTAAACAACATGCCCATGATGGCATTGGTGAACCCAGTGTATGACTGTCTGTTCCGGCTGGCGCAGCCTGATAGCttgcagaaggaggaagag GTGGACTGCCTGGTGCTACAGCTGCACCGTATTGGGGAGCAGCTTGAGAAGATGAACTCTCAGAGGATGGACGAGCTCTTTTCCCTCCTAAGAGACGGCTTCCTTCTGCAGGAGGGACTCAGCTCCCtttcccagctgctgctgctggagatcATTGAATTCCGGGCCGCTGACTGGAAGATGACGGAAGCAGCCCAGAAATACTATTACAGCGAGGTCACAGACTGA